From Pseudomonas sp. G2-4:
CGCCAGCACCAGGTCGTCAAGGGACAACGCGAACGACATCATGCCCCCCGCCGCCAGCGATGGCGCGATCATCGGGATGGTGATCAGGAGGAACACCTTCCACGGCCGCGCACCGAGGTCCATGGCCGCCTCTTCGATGGACAGGTCCAGCTCACGCAAGCGCGCCGAGACCACCACCGCCACATAAGCCGCGCAAAACGTAGTGTGGGCGATCCAGATGGTGACGATGCCTCGTTCCTGGGGCCAGCCGATCATCTGCGCCATGGCCACGAACAGCAGCAACAGCGACAGACCGGTGATCACTTCCGGCATCACCAGCGGCGCGGTGACCAGGCCGCCGAACAGCGTGCGGCCCTTGAAGTGGGTGATGCGGGTCAGCACGAAGGCCGCCAGCGTACCCAGGGCCACTGCGGCAATCGCGGTGTAGCAGGCGATCTCCAGCGAACGCATGACCGAGCCCATCAGTTGGCTGTTGTCCAACAGGCCGACGTACCACTTGATCGACCAGCCGCCCCACACCGTCACCAGTTTCGAGGCGTTGAACGAGTAGATCACCAGGATCAGCATCGGCGCGTAGATGAACAGCAAACCCAGCACCAGCATCAGGCTTGAAAAACTGAAGCGCTTCATTCCTTGCCCTCCATTTCTTTGGCCTGACTGCGGTTGAACAGGATGATGGGCACGATCAGGATCGCCAGCATCACCACCGCCAGGGCGGATGCCACCGGCCAGTCACGGTTGTTGAAGAATTCCTGCCACAGCACTTTGCCGATCATCAGGGTTTCCGGGCCACCCAGCAGTTCAGGGATCACAAACTCGCCCACCACGGGGATGAACACCAGCATGCAGCCAGCGACGATGCCGTTCTTGGAGAGCGGCACGGTGATTTTCCAGAAACTGTTGAACGTACTCGAACCCAGGTCGGATGCGGCTTCCAGCAGGCTGGCGTCATGCTTCACCAGGTTGGCGTACAGCGGCAGGATCATGAACGGCAGATAGGAGTAGACGACCCCGATATACACCGCCAGGTTGGTGTTGAGTATCTGCAGCGGTTCACTGATCCAGCCCATGCTCAGCAAAAAGCCGTTGAGCAGGCCGTTGTTGCTGAGAATACCCATCCACGCGTAGACGCGGATCAGGATCGCGGTCCAGGTCGGCATCATGATCAACAGCACCAGCACCGTCTGCATCTCTTTGCGGGCGTTGGCAATGCCGTAGGCCATCGGGTAGCCGATCAGCAGGCACAAGACCGTGCTGATCAGGGCCATTTTCAGCGAGCCGAGGTAAGCGGCGATGTACAACTCGTCCTCGCTCAGCATCGCGTAGTTGGCGAGGTTGAGCAGCACCTGCAGCTTCTGGTCGACGTAGCTGTAGATCTCGGTGTACGGCGGGATGGCCACGTCGGCTTCGGCAAAGCTGATCTTCAGGACGATGAAGAACGGCAGCATGAAGAACAGGAACAGCCAGATGAAGGGCACCCCAATGACCAATTGACGGCCACCGGGCGTTATTCGGTCGAGTCGGCGTTTGAATTTGCGCATGTTCATGAGCGAAGTACCACGCCGCTGTCGTCTTCCCACCAGACGAATACCTGGTCGCCCCAGGTCGGTCGCTGGCCACGGCGTTCAGCGTTGGCGACGAAGGATTGCACCAGCTTGCCGCTTGGCAACTCGACGTAGAACACCGAGTGGCCGCCCAGGTAGGCGATGTCATGGACCTTGCCGCTGGACCAGTTGTGGTCGCAGGTCGGCTGCTCGGCGGTGACCAGCAGTTTTTCCGGGCGAATGGCGTAGGTCACGGACTTGTCCTGCACCGAGGTGCTGATGCCGTGGCCTACATAGATGTTGCGGTCCAGGTCCTTGCAGGTCAGCACGGCGTGGCCCTCGGCGTCTTCCACCACCTCGGTCTCGAAGATGTTGACGTTGCCGATGAACTCGCAGACCAGCCGGCTGGTCGGGGTTTCGTAGATGTCGATCGGGCTGCCGATCTGGGCGATCCAGCCCAGGTGCATGATCGCGATGCGCTCGGCCATGGTCATGGCCTCTTCCTGATCGTGGGTCACCATCACGCAGGTCACCCCGACTCGCTCGATGATCTCGACCAGCTCAAGCTGCATTTGCGAGCGCAGCTTCTTGTCCAGGGCACCCATCGGTTCGTCGAGCAGCAACAGCTTTGGCCGCTTGGCCAGGGAACGGGCCAGGGCCACGCGCTGGCGCTGACCGCCAGAGAGCTGGTGCGGCTTGCGCTTGGCGTACTGGCTCATCTGTACCAGCTTGAGCATTTCGGCCACACGGGCGTCGACCTCGGCCTTCGGGATCTTGTCCTGTTGCAGGCCGAAGGCGATGTTCTGCGCCACGGTCATGTGGGGGAACAAGGCGTAGGACTGGAACATCATGTTGATCGGCCGGTCGTACGGCGGCATGTCGGTGATGTCCACACCGTCGAGGAAAATACGCCCTTCCGTGGGCCGCTCGAAACCGGCCAGCATGCGCAGCAAGGTGGATTTGCCCGATCCCGAACCGCCGAGCAAGGCGAAGATCTCGCCTTTCTTGATTTCCAGGGACACATCGTCCACGGCAATCGTCTCGTCGAATTTTTTCGTGACCCGGTCGATTTTGACCAACACCTGTTTGGGTGTCTGGTCGCCCTCGAGGGCTTTCTTATAGGCGCCGGAGGCAACTGCCATTTACGAAACTCCCACAGAATTTACAGTTCGCCCACACGGGCGAACCTGGAATAGTTAAAGCGCTTAACGCTATTTACCCGACTTGACCTTGGTCCAGCTGCGGGTCATGAGTCGTTGAATCTTGGGCGGCAACTCGGAGTTGACGTAGAGCTTGTCGACGACCGCTTGCGGTGGATAAACCGCTTCGTCGGTGCGTACTTTCTGGTCCATCAGTTCGCCAGCCTTGGGGTTCGGGTTGGCATAACCGACGACGTCGCTGACCTGGGCGATCACCTCAGGCTTGAGCAAATAGTTGATGAATGCGTGAGCTTGCTTGACGTTGGTGGCGTCGCGCGGGATCGCCAGCATGTCGAACCAGAGGTTGCCGCCTTCCTTGGGGATCACATAAGCGATGTCGACGCCTTTGCCGGCCTCACTGGCACGTGCACGGGCCTGGAAGATGTCGCCGGAGAAACCGGCGGCCACGCAGATCTCGCCGTTGGCCAGATCCGAGATGTATTTGGAGGAGTTGAAATAGGTCACGTAAGGCCGGATCTTGAGGAGCTGAGCCTCGGCCTTTTTATAGTCTTCAGGGTTTTCGCTGTTGGGGTCCAGCCCCAGGTAATTGAGCATCGCCGGGATCATCTCGTCGCCTGAGTCGAGGAACGAAACACCACAGCTGGAGAGTTTCTTGATGTTTTCCGGCTCGAACAGCATGGCCCACGAATCGATTTTCTCGACGCCCAGGACCGCCTTGACCTTCTCGACGTTGTAGCCGATGCCGTTGGTGCCCCACAGGTAAGGCACGGCGTACTGGTTGCCTGGATCGTTCTTTTCCAGGCGTTTGAGCAGCGAAGGATCGAGGTTGGCGTAATTGCCCAGCTGCGACTTGTCGAGCTTCTGGAATGCCCCGGCCTTGATCTGCTTGCCCAGGAAGTGGTTGGACGGCACGACCACGTCGTAACCGGTACGCCCGGCCAGCAGCTTGCCTTCCAGGGTTTCGTTGGAATCGAACACGTCATACACCGGCTTGATGCCACTGGCTTTTTCGAAGTCCGCCAGGGTGGTCTCGCCGATGTAGTCCGACCAGTTATAAATATGCACGGTGGAAGCAGCCTGGACGCTGACGGCGAGCGTCAGGCCGGCGCCGACCAGCAAGGCGTTGCGTAACAAAGAAAAGACTGGCACGTGGAGGTCCTCTTAAATAGTTGGGCCCAAGTTGCCCCCGTTACCTGGCCGCGATGGGCCCAGCAACAAAACCGGCGCGCAACTTACCCTCGATAAACCGATCCAGCAAAACTTTTAGTTATTTAATTGCTCCTGTTGCCCCCGCCACGATGACAGCGACAACAGGAAGGTACTTCAGGCCGGCTTACTTACCGGATTTGATCTTGGTCCAGCTGCGGGTCATGATTCGCTGGGTCGCCGCTGGCAGGTCGGCAATCGCGTAGAGCTTGGCTTGCACGTCCGCTGGCGGGTAGATGCCCGGGTCGCTGGTGATTTCCTTGCTGACCAGCGGCGTAGACGCCGCGTTACCGTTCGGGAAGCTCACGGTGTCGGTGATTTCAGCCATGATTTCCGGCTTTTGCAGGAAGGTCATGAACTTGTAGGCACCTTCGACGTTTTCGGCATCTTTAGGGATGGCGACCATGTCGAAGAAGCTGCCAGCACCTTCCTTCGGAATGTTGTAGCTGACGTTGACCTTGCCACCGGCTTCGGCAGCACGGGACTTGGCCTGGTAGATGTCGCCCGAATAGCCGACCGCTACGCAGATGTTGCCGTTGGCCAGGTCAGAGATGTACTTGGACGAATGGAAGTAACCAACCGAAGGACGGATCTTGAGGAACAGCGCCTCGGCTTCAGCCAGCTGCTTCTTGTCTTGGCTGTCGGTCGGATAACCTAGGTAGTGCAGCGCCACCGGGATCATCTCGGTCGGCGAGTCGAGGAAGCTGATGCCGCAGGATTTCAGCTTGGCGGCGTTCTCAGGCTTGAACAGCAAGTCCCACGAGTTGGTTGGCGCGTCGGCCCCCAGGGCAGCCTTGACCTTTTCGGCGTTGAAGCCGATGCCGATCGAACCCCACATGTACGGGAAGGCGTGTTCGTTGCCCGGGTCGCTCACCGAAACAGCCTTGAGCAGGTCGGTGTTGAGGTTTTTCCAGTTAGGCAACTTGGACTTGTCGAGTTTCTGGTAGACCCCGGCCTTGATCTGCTTGGCCAGGAAGTTGTTCGACGGCACCACGATGTCATAGCCGGACTTGCCGGCCAGCAACTTGGCTTCCAGGGTTTCGTTGCTGTCGAACACGTCGTAGACGACTTTGATCCCCGACTCTTTCTCAAACTTGGCGACGGTGTCCGGCGCGATGTAGTCGGACCAGTTGTAGACGTGCAGCACTTTATCGTCCGCCTGAGCGGCACCCGCCATCACGCCCATCAGGGACATGGCCAGGAGAGTCTTGCCAGCTATCTTCATACCTAATGCCTTCATGGATTGATGCTCCGGTTATTCTTTTTAGCCACGTT
This genomic window contains:
- a CDS encoding ABC transporter permease subunit yields the protein MKRFSFSSLMLVLGLLFIYAPMLILVIYSFNASKLVTVWGGWSIKWYVGLLDNSQLMGSVMRSLEIACYTAIAAVALGTLAAFVLTRITHFKGRTLFGGLVTAPLVMPEVITGLSLLLLFVAMAQMIGWPQERGIVTIWIAHTTFCAAYVAVVVSARLRELDLSIEEAAMDLGARPWKVFLLITIPMIAPSLAAGGMMSFALSLDDLVLASFVSGPGSTTLPMEVFSAVRLGVKPEINAVASLILLAVSLVTFLVWYFSRRAEENRKRAIQQAIEESAADSWKQPDIRRAETAPV
- a CDS encoding ABC transporter permease subunit, which codes for MNMRKFKRRLDRITPGGRQLVIGVPFIWLFLFFMLPFFIVLKISFAEADVAIPPYTEIYSYVDQKLQVLLNLANYAMLSEDELYIAAYLGSLKMALISTVLCLLIGYPMAYGIANARKEMQTVLVLLIMMPTWTAILIRVYAWMGILSNNGLLNGFLLSMGWISEPLQILNTNLAVYIGVVYSYLPFMILPLYANLVKHDASLLEAASDLGSSTFNSFWKITVPLSKNGIVAGCMLVFIPVVGEFVIPELLGGPETLMIGKVLWQEFFNNRDWPVASALAVVMLAILIVPIILFNRSQAKEMEGKE
- the potA gene encoding polyamine ABC transporter ATP-binding protein — protein: MAVASGAYKKALEGDQTPKQVLVKIDRVTKKFDETIAVDDVSLEIKKGEIFALLGGSGSGKSTLLRMLAGFERPTEGRIFLDGVDITDMPPYDRPINMMFQSYALFPHMTVAQNIAFGLQQDKIPKAEVDARVAEMLKLVQMSQYAKRKPHQLSGGQRQRVALARSLAKRPKLLLLDEPMGALDKKLRSQMQLELVEIIERVGVTCVMVTHDQEEAMTMAERIAIMHLGWIAQIGSPIDIYETPTSRLVCEFIGNVNIFETEVVEDAEGHAVLTCKDLDRNIYVGHGISTSVQDKSVTYAIRPEKLLVTAEQPTCDHNWSSGKVHDIAYLGGHSVFYVELPSGKLVQSFVANAERRGQRPTWGDQVFVWWEDDSGVVLRS
- a CDS encoding polyamine ABC transporter substrate-binding protein, which encodes MPVFSLLRNALLVGAGLTLAVSVQAASTVHIYNWSDYIGETTLADFEKASGIKPVYDVFDSNETLEGKLLAGRTGYDVVVPSNHFLGKQIKAGAFQKLDKSQLGNYANLDPSLLKRLEKNDPGNQYAVPYLWGTNGIGYNVEKVKAVLGVEKIDSWAMLFEPENIKKLSSCGVSFLDSGDEMIPAMLNYLGLDPNSENPEDYKKAEAQLLKIRPYVTYFNSSKYISDLANGEICVAAGFSGDIFQARARASEAGKGVDIAYVIPKEGGNLWFDMLAIPRDATNVKQAHAFINYLLKPEVIAQVSDVVGYANPNPKAGELMDQKVRTDEAVYPPQAVVDKLYVNSELPPKIQRLMTRSWTKVKSGK
- a CDS encoding polyamine ABC transporter substrate-binding protein, whose product is MKIAGKTLLAMSLMGVMAGAAQADDKVLHVYNWSDYIAPDTVAKFEKESGIKVVYDVFDSNETLEAKLLAGKSGYDIVVPSNNFLAKQIKAGVYQKLDKSKLPNWKNLNTDLLKAVSVSDPGNEHAFPYMWGSIGIGFNAEKVKAALGADAPTNSWDLLFKPENAAKLKSCGISFLDSPTEMIPVALHYLGYPTDSQDKKQLAEAEALFLKIRPSVGYFHSSKYISDLANGNICVAVGYSGDIYQAKSRAAEAGGKVNVSYNIPKEGAGSFFDMVAIPKDAENVEGAYKFMTFLQKPEIMAEITDTVSFPNGNAASTPLVSKEITSDPGIYPPADVQAKLYAIADLPAATQRIMTRSWTKIKSGK